Proteins encoded in a region of the Eschrichtius robustus isolate mEscRob2 chromosome 14, mEscRob2.pri, whole genome shotgun sequence genome:
- the LOC137776950 gene encoding disintegrin and metalloproteinase domain-containing protein 1a-like produces MSVAASVTHSASILPSLRKNQVALKEGKIKFQTWAQQKRDLRLGPVPGSSCFSLRIVLLLVISLPSLYCDLGSVYYSSYETVTPKFLTVEGREDQVEKLSYVLFMQGQKQLIHLKVKRDYFVNNFPVFSYHNGTLGQEMPFISHDCHYEGYIEGVPGSFVSVNTCSGLRGVLIKEEKSYGIEPIHSSKRFEHVLYTMAHEAPVSCSVTSNDSQVAFTSRQQESSKPRNRQVPSYLWSHTKYVEMFVVVDNQRFQMWGSDVNETVQRVMDIIALANSFTRGINTEVVLAGMEIWTEGDLTEVPVDLQVALRNFNSWRRERLFHRVKHDVAHMIIGHHPKEDTGQAFLSGACSSDFAAAVESFHHEDVLLFAALMVHELGHNLGIPHDHSACVCKDKPFGLMRENITKESGFSNCSSDFFYQFLWEHKGACLFNKPGPKGRLRRDSRCGNGVVEEDEQCDCGSDCDIHPCCDQECMLKAHALCNPGPCCNNSCQYEPIGHSCRPALGECDLPEFCLGNSGECPSDTYKQDGTPCQQGYFCVEGHCRNHDVQCTDIFGYPSRSASPDCYRLFNMKGNRFGNCGIPNSSNPAYIQCAEKDLLCGKVVCTNVQQLPIIKPNCTLIQVPHGDDYCWSMDQYDTTDIPDYGDSASGNLCGSDKVCMESSCTDSSVLSYDCDLQEMCNGKGVCNNYKHCHCEAGFAPPNCKTPGTGGSVDSGPPDMEPDELPAGGGGNENTTTGNKRQEALLDSMIIILLILFFIILIIVILCITKICRQAKEEAPAPEEAPAEAAAADAAPEEAPPEQAPPEEEGEREEEEQESEP; encoded by the coding sequence ATGTCAGTGGCAGCGTCTGTGACACACTCTGCCTCTATACTGCCTTCTCTACGGAAAAACCAAGTGGCCTTGAAGGAGGGTAAGATAAAGTTTCAGACTTGGGCTCAGCAGAAGAGGGACTTGAGGCTGGGGCCAGTGCCAGGATCTTCATGTTTCAGTTTGAGGATTGTGTTGCTGTTGGTGATTTCTCTGCCAAGCTTGTACTGTGACCTGGGGTCAGTATATTACTCTTCCTATGAAACAGTCACCCCCAAGTTTCTGAcagtggaaggaagggaagaccAAGTGGAAAAGCTCTCCTATGTGCTATTTATGCAGGGCCAGAAGCAGCTGATTCACCTGAAGGTGAAGAGAGACTATTTTGTGAATAACTTTCCAGTCTTCAGCTACCACAATGGCACCCTGGGGCAAGAAATGCCTTTCATCTCACATGACTGTCATTATGAAGGCTACATAGAAGGAGTCCCAGGTTCTTTTGTTTCTGTCAACACCTGTTCAGGCCTCAGGGGCGTGCTGATTAAGGAGGAAAAATCCTATGGCATTGAGCCCATTCACTCTTCAAAACGGTTTGAACATGTGTTGTACACCATGGCCCATGAAGCTCCAGTCTCCTGTAGTGTCACTTCCAATGACAGCCAAGTGGCATTCACCAGCCGGCAACAAGAGAGCAGCAAGCCTCGCAATCGGCAGGTGCCATCCTACTTGTGGTCACACACCAAGTACGTGGAGATGTTTGTCGTGGTCGACAACCAGCGGTTCCAAATGTGGGGCAGTGACGTCAATGAGACAGTCCAGAGAGTAATGGACATCATTGCTCTGGCCAACAGCTTCACTAGGGGAATAAACACAGAGGTGGTGCTGGCTGGAATGGAGATTTGGACCGAGGGGGACCTCACAGAGGTGCCAGTGGACCTGCAAGTTGCACTCAGGAATTTCAATAGCTGGAGACGAGAGAGGCTCTTCCATCGTGTGAAGCATGATGTTGCCCACATGATCATTGGACACCATCCTAAGGAGGATACGGGGCAGGCGTTTCTCAGTGGTGCCTGTTCAAGTGATTTTGCAGCAGCCGTCGAATCCTTCCACCATGAGGATGTCCTCCTGTTTGCGGCGCTCATGGTCCATGAGCTCGGGCACAACTTGGGTATTCCGCATGACCATTCGGCCTGCGTTTGTAAAGATAAACCCTTTGGCCTCATGCGTGAAAATATCACTAAAGAAAGTGGCTTCAGCAACTGCAGCTCTGACTTCTTCTACCAGTTCCTCTGGGAACACAAAGGGGCCTGCCTATTTAACAAGCCTGGGCCCAAAGGCCGCTTACGGAGGGACTCTCGCTGTGGAAATGGTGTTGTAGAAGAGGATGAGCAGTGTGACTGTGGTTCTGACTGTGACATTCACCCGTGTTGTGACCAAGAATGTATGCTGAAGGCTCATGCATTGTGTAATCCTGGACCCTGCTGTAATAATTCATGCCAATATGAACCAATTGGACACAGCTGCCGTCCTGCTTTGGGGGAGTGTGACCTTCCAGAGTTTTGTCTTGGTAACTCTGGGGAATGCCCCTCAGACACCTACAagcaagatggtacaccatgtcagCAAGGTTACTTCTGTGTTGAGGGTCACTGCAGGAACCATGATGTTCAATGTACTGACATTTTTGGGTACCCTTCAAGATCCGCCTCTCCTGACTGTTATCGGTTATTTAACATGAAAGGGAATAGGTTTGGAAACTGTGGTATTCCCAATTCGAGTAACCCAGCATATATTCAATGTGCAGAGAAGGATCTACTTTGTGGGAAAGTTGTATGTACAAATGTGCAACAGCTACCTATTATCAAACCCAACTGTACACTGATACAGGTCCCTCATGGAGATGACTACTGCTGGTCCATGGATCAGTATGACACTACTGATATCCCTGATTATGGAGATTCAGCGAGTGGCAATCTTTGTGGCTCAGACAAAGTCTGCATGGAGTCCTCCTGCACAGATTCCTCTGTTCTCAGTTACGATTGTGATCTACAGGAAATGTGTAATGGAAAAGGAGTCTGCAACAATTATAAGCACTGCCATTGTGAGGCTGGTTTTGCCCCTCCTAACTGCAAAACTCCAGGAACTGGTGGTAGTGTGGACAGTGGCCCCCCTGATATGGAACCTGATGAACTGCCAGCAGGTGGAggtggaaatgaaaacactaccaCTGGTAACAAACGTCAAGAAGCTCTCTTAGACTCGATGATCATAATACTTCTTATACTTTTTTTCATAATATTAATAATCGTAATTCTTTGCATCACCAAGATTTGTAGACAGGCAAAAGAAGAAGCTCCTGCACCAGAAGAGGCACCAGCAGAGGCTGCTGCAGCAGATGCTGCCCCAGAAGAGGCTCCCCCAGAACAGGCTCCcccagaagaggagggagagagagaggaggaagagcaagAATCAGAGCCATAA